The following coding sequences lie in one Polynucleobacter sp. HIN7 genomic window:
- a CDS encoding UDP-N-acetylmuramoyl-tripeptide--D-alanyl-D-alanine ligase, whose product MQAIPTMTNLAHIHALLPNSQLHNIGIVEARDQLISQVGTDSRNLSAGELFVALKGDRFDAHNFLSAVAEQGASAALISEKTTCPTSLPAVYVEDTRKGLGELAAAWRAQFGLPLAVVTGSNGKTTVKEMIAAIFREAVDPTELLVTEGNLNNDIGLPLTLLKLRPSHRLAVIELGMNHPGETAELAAIARPTIALINNAQREHQEFMETVDAVAREHADALRALRSDGVGVFPADTLYSGLWKDACASKRYVEFRWLDQIPNANLVSASVVDGYLLADGQIEVRTSTGSIQVKLNTLGEHNYRNAIAASAVAIAAQIPLVQIKAGLEKFMPVSGRMQRITISQNIELINDTYNANPDSVVAAVKSLAALRGERYLVLGDMGEVGSQGPAFHQELGKYAAQCGIEHFMSIGSLTKESHAAYLRERPTGDSRHFDDIDLLNRELLQNLRQSDQRNVCILVKGSRFMRMERVVQALIEGVKPCS is encoded by the coding sequence ATGCAAGCCATTCCAACCATGACCAATCTTGCTCATATCCATGCCTTACTTCCAAATAGTCAATTGCACAACATTGGCATAGTTGAAGCACGTGATCAACTAATTAGTCAGGTCGGAACCGATAGTCGTAACCTTTCCGCTGGAGAACTCTTTGTGGCACTTAAAGGCGATCGCTTTGATGCGCACAACTTTTTAAGTGCTGTGGCCGAGCAGGGTGCTTCTGCTGCCTTGATTAGTGAGAAAACAACGTGCCCAACAAGTTTGCCAGCAGTTTATGTAGAAGATACCCGCAAGGGGCTTGGTGAGCTAGCCGCCGCATGGAGAGCCCAGTTTGGATTGCCTCTAGCGGTAGTGACCGGAAGTAATGGCAAAACAACCGTAAAGGAAATGATTGCAGCAATCTTTAGAGAAGCGGTTGATCCTACTGAATTGCTTGTGACCGAAGGTAATCTCAATAACGATATTGGTTTGCCACTTACATTATTGAAACTACGCCCTTCGCATCGGTTAGCCGTGATAGAACTAGGCATGAATCATCCAGGAGAGACCGCCGAGCTAGCAGCGATCGCTCGGCCAACCATTGCATTAATTAATAATGCGCAGCGGGAACATCAAGAGTTCATGGAAACCGTTGATGCTGTGGCGCGTGAACATGCAGATGCTTTACGCGCACTCCGGTCTGATGGCGTGGGCGTATTTCCGGCAGATACCCTATATAGCGGGCTTTGGAAAGATGCTTGCGCCTCCAAACGGTATGTAGAGTTTCGCTGGTTAGATCAGATACCTAATGCAAATTTAGTATCAGCTTCCGTGGTTGATGGTTATTTACTTGCGGATGGTCAGATCGAAGTGCGAACATCGACTGGCTCAATTCAGGTGAAACTTAATACGCTGGGCGAGCATAACTACCGTAATGCCATAGCCGCCAGCGCAGTAGCGATTGCCGCACAAATTCCGTTAGTACAAATTAAAGCGGGCTTAGAGAAATTCATGCCTGTATCGGGTCGGATGCAGCGCATCACGATTTCCCAGAATATCGAACTCATCAACGATACCTATAACGCCAATCCAGATTCGGTCGTAGCCGCCGTTAAGTCATTGGCCGCTCTTCGTGGTGAGCGTTATTTGGTTTTGGGTGATATGGGAGAAGTGGGTTCGCAGGGTCCCGCTTTTCATCAGGAACTTGGGAAGTACGCTGCGCAATGCGGTATTGAGCATTTCATGTCGATTGGTTCTCTAACGAAAGAAAGTCATGCAGCATATTTACGTGAGAGACCTACTGGGGATTCACGTCATTTTGATGACATTGATTTATTGAATCGCGAGTTGCTTCAGAATCTGCGGCAATCTGACCAACGTAATGTTTGTATCTTAGTTAAAGGATCCCGATTTATGCGGATGGAGCGGGTAGTGCAAGCTCTCATTGAGGGAGTGAAACCATGCTCTTGA
- a CDS encoding UDP-N-acetylmuramoyl-L-alanyl-D-glutamate--2,6-diaminopimelate ligase, with protein sequence MMANTQMTHRDILPYLRQSLAPSAKLVADTRLITKGDVFLAYSVGHGKALRDGRIYIAQALSQGAAYVLYQPQTDEGQSVAWETDLDERCIAVPELAQYAGWLSSEWYGKPSEVMPVIGVTGTNGKTSVTQWLAQCLSDRAAVIGTLGSGFPNQLQGLGYTTPDAPRLQMELASLKAKGAEYIALEVSSHALEQGRVNGTHFACSVFTNLSRDHLDYHGSMAEYGAAKARLFLDFHPKNVVINIDDSFGRELLMSMATREGVEIWAYGMSQSSFQGLEKLQSRFKAIYFQEHIFGTNAYQCQLSIDGVNHLATIPVLGIFNLSNALAVISTLMVFGISDALKRLSNLKPVLGRMEVIHSDRADTPLMVVDYAHTPDALQKVLETLKPIAQGRGGKLVCVFGCGGDRDQEKRPMMGAVAQSIADHVIVTSDNPRSEDPQAIMDMIVAGMGDHHTSSVELITDRAAAIMTAVRQAQAQDVVLVAGKGHETTQEIQGKRFDFSDQAHLRLVSGGSV encoded by the coding sequence ATGATGGCCAATACTCAAATGACCCATCGAGATATATTGCCTTATTTAAGGCAAAGCCTTGCGCCCAGCGCCAAATTAGTTGCCGATACTCGCCTAATTACAAAAGGGGATGTGTTTCTGGCTTACTCGGTTGGGCACGGGAAGGCCCTCCGAGATGGACGAATCTACATCGCTCAGGCCCTCTCCCAAGGTGCTGCTTACGTGTTGTATCAACCGCAGACCGATGAAGGCCAAAGTGTCGCTTGGGAAACGGATTTAGATGAGCGTTGTATTGCAGTTCCCGAGCTTGCTCAATATGCTGGGTGGTTAAGCTCAGAGTGGTATGGCAAACCCAGCGAAGTGATGCCGGTGATTGGCGTGACTGGCACGAATGGTAAGACCAGTGTGACCCAATGGCTTGCACAATGTTTATCCGATAGAGCTGCCGTGATCGGTACACTCGGTAGTGGCTTTCCAAACCAATTACAAGGGCTGGGGTACACCACCCCAGATGCGCCCCGCTTACAAATGGAGCTTGCTAGCTTAAAAGCAAAAGGGGCTGAATATATTGCGCTCGAGGTATCTTCACATGCCCTAGAGCAAGGACGTGTGAATGGCACTCACTTTGCTTGCTCCGTCTTTACGAATCTTAGCCGTGATCACTTGGATTATCACGGCAGCATGGCAGAGTATGGTGCCGCAAAAGCCCGACTTTTTCTTGATTTTCATCCGAAGAATGTCGTTATCAATATTGATGATTCTTTTGGACGCGAGCTACTAATGAGTATGGCCACGCGCGAGGGTGTGGAGATTTGGGCATACGGTATGTCTCAAAGCTCATTTCAGGGATTAGAAAAATTACAAAGCCGCTTCAAAGCTATATATTTTCAGGAGCACATCTTTGGAACGAATGCCTATCAATGTCAGTTGAGTATTGATGGAGTCAATCATTTAGCCACTATTCCCGTATTGGGCATATTTAATTTAAGTAATGCCTTGGCCGTGATTTCAACCTTGATGGTTTTTGGAATTTCAGATGCCCTAAAACGTCTCTCTAACCTAAAACCTGTTTTAGGTCGTATGGAAGTGATTCATAGTGATCGCGCAGACACCCCATTGATGGTAGTTGATTACGCCCATACCCCCGACGCATTGCAAAAAGTTTTAGAAACATTAAAACCAATTGCACAAGGGCGCGGAGGAAAACTGGTATGCGTATTTGGCTGTGGTGGAGACCGGGATCAAGAAAAGCGCCCCATGATGGGAGCAGTTGCGCAATCGATTGCTGATCATGTGATCGTTACGAGTGACAATCCACGCTCTGAAGATCCTCAAGCCATTATGGACATGATTGTGGCTGGGATGGGTGACCATCACACCTCATCTGTTGAGCTCATTACAGATCGTGCTGCAGCGATCATGACTGCCGTTAGACAAGCCCAAGCTCAAGATGTTGTTCTGGTTGCCGGTAAGGGCCATGAGACTACCCAAGAAATTCAGGGGAAACGCTTTGACTTTTCAGATCAAGCGCATTTGCGTTTAGTGAGCGGAGGGTCGGTTTGA
- the mraY gene encoding phospho-N-acetylmuramoyl-pentapeptide-transferase translates to MLLILAQWLQDDYGFFRVFSYITFRAVMATMTALLIGLVFGPWVIRKLTSMKVDQAVRTNGPQTHLAKVGTPTMGGVLILIGIFISCVLWADLSNRFIWIVMLVTFGFGAIGWVDDYRKVVHKDPKGMSSREKFFWQTLIGLFAAIYLAFSVSEVNNLKVLQLFMSWVESGFSLDLPAKSNLTVPFMKEVSYPLGVMGFIILSYLVIVGSSNAVNLTDGLDGLVIMPVILVGAALGAFAYVMGNSIYAKYLLFPHIPGAGELLIFCGAMGGAGLAFLWYNAHPAQVFMGDVGALALGGALGTIAVIVRQEIVLFVMGGIFVAETVSVMMQVIWFKFTKKYYGEGRRIFRMAPLHHHFELGGWRETQVVVRFWIITILLVLVGLSSLKLR, encoded by the coding sequence ATGCTCTTGATTTTGGCCCAATGGTTACAAGACGATTATGGATTTTTCCGGGTCTTCTCTTACATCACCTTTCGTGCCGTGATGGCAACCATGACCGCACTTCTGATTGGTCTTGTCTTTGGCCCTTGGGTGATTCGGAAGTTGACTTCGATGAAAGTGGATCAAGCAGTTCGTACCAATGGACCCCAAACGCATTTAGCCAAAGTAGGCACCCCCACGATGGGTGGCGTATTGATCCTCATTGGTATTTTTATCTCCTGCGTGTTGTGGGCCGATTTGAGTAATCGCTTTATTTGGATCGTCATGCTAGTGACCTTTGGTTTTGGTGCGATTGGTTGGGTCGATGACTATCGCAAGGTAGTTCACAAGGATCCCAAGGGAATGTCTTCAAGAGAAAAATTCTTTTGGCAAACCTTGATTGGTTTATTTGCAGCGATTTATTTAGCGTTCTCGGTTTCAGAAGTCAATAACCTGAAGGTTCTACAGTTATTCATGAGTTGGGTCGAGAGCGGCTTCTCCTTAGATCTGCCAGCCAAGTCAAACTTAACCGTCCCCTTCATGAAAGAAGTGAGTTATCCCTTGGGGGTCATGGGCTTCATCATTTTGAGTTACTTGGTCATTGTTGGTAGTAGTAATGCCGTGAACTTAACGGATGGTCTAGATGGATTAGTCATCATGCCCGTGATTTTGGTGGGCGCTGCACTAGGAGCCTTTGCCTATGTTATGGGTAACTCAATCTACGCGAAGTATTTGCTATTTCCTCATATTCCGGGTGCCGGTGAGTTATTGATCTTTTGTGGTGCGATGGGTGGCGCAGGCCTAGCGTTTCTTTGGTACAACGCGCATCCCGCCCAAGTTTTTATGGGTGACGTAGGCGCTCTCGCTCTGGGTGGCGCCCTAGGAACCATCGCAGTCATTGTTCGTCAAGAGATTGTTCTCTTTGTGATGGGTGGAATATTTGTTGCTGAAACGGTCTCTGTAATGATGCAAGTTATATGGTTCAAGTTCACCAAAAAATATTATGGTGAAGGACGACGTATTTTCCGGATGGCGCCTTTGCATCATCATTTTGAACTTGGCGGATGGCGCGAGACGCAAGTAGTTGTGCGTTTTTGGATCATTACGATTTTGTTGGTACTCGTTGGCTTGTCAAGCCTTAAGTTACGGTGA
- a CDS encoding Mur ligase family protein, translating to MNQRLLYPFSSSHGDEFARLTSPQILIVGLGESGYAMAKWCLSQGAQVQLADTRPLSKLNSQQQTWLSELKDGGLKSFTPEVSDWKGLLEQADILGVSPGLSPLQEPANSFLAICEERKIPVWSEIEFFARALAALNRMALETHAKYQPNILAITGTNGKTTTSALTAQICERAGRRVALAGNISPAALEKLSTVLNEAESFADLPHIWVLELSSFQLHFTHTLNPTAATVLNLSQDHLDWHGDMQAYAAAKARILGRDSVLVLNRDDSLVNEIFSDVVDHKIISFGSDVPRESDSFGIERDLNGGGIDWLVWAEPDEATQALEQEEAQEGFIKRRRRRKNNAYEEAESLRLKRLIPADALRIRGRHNALNALAALALARAAGLGIGLLLHGLREYQGEPHRVQTVAVIRDVEYIDDSKGTNVGATVAALMGLGTASSQKNIWLIAGGDGKGQDFTPLSEPIDRFVKGLILIGRDGPAIKAVCSSPISQGSLQVIEAKDLESAVQSAAQHAAAGDLVLLSPACASFDMFKNYQHRAQVFVDAVHELTNQWSDSPNEHLGASV from the coding sequence ATGAACCAGCGCTTACTTTACCCATTTAGTTCCAGCCATGGCGATGAGTTCGCCAGACTAACTTCACCACAAATCCTAATTGTGGGTTTAGGTGAATCTGGTTACGCCATGGCGAAGTGGTGCTTAAGCCAGGGCGCACAAGTACAACTTGCTGATACACGCCCTCTCTCGAAGCTAAATTCACAACAACAAACTTGGCTTAGTGAGCTTAAGGATGGGGGACTCAAGTCCTTTACCCCTGAAGTAAGCGATTGGAAGGGATTGCTCGAGCAAGCTGATATTTTAGGAGTCAGCCCTGGCTTATCGCCACTGCAAGAGCCGGCTAATTCATTTTTAGCCATCTGCGAGGAGCGCAAGATCCCTGTTTGGAGCGAAATCGAATTTTTTGCACGTGCACTAGCAGCTTTGAATCGGATGGCTTTAGAGACTCACGCAAAGTATCAGCCTAACATTCTGGCGATTACTGGCACTAATGGCAAAACAACCACGAGCGCATTAACGGCTCAGATTTGTGAACGAGCAGGTCGCCGTGTTGCTTTGGCTGGGAATATCAGTCCGGCCGCTCTTGAAAAATTGAGTACCGTATTGAATGAGGCGGAGAGTTTTGCTGATTTGCCTCACATCTGGGTATTGGAGTTGTCAAGTTTTCAGTTGCACTTTACCCATACACTCAATCCAACCGCAGCAACCGTTCTCAATCTCTCGCAAGATCACTTAGATTGGCATGGCGATATGCAAGCGTATGCAGCTGCGAAGGCCCGGATTTTGGGAAGGGATTCAGTCTTGGTTCTCAATCGCGACGATTCCTTGGTAAATGAAATATTTAGTGATGTCGTCGATCATAAGATCATTTCGTTTGGAAGTGATGTGCCAAGGGAGAGTGACTCATTTGGCATTGAGCGTGACTTAAATGGCGGTGGAATCGATTGGTTGGTTTGGGCAGAGCCTGATGAAGCGACCCAAGCGCTGGAGCAGGAGGAAGCGCAAGAGGGATTCATTAAGCGTCGCCGTCGCAGGAAAAATAATGCGTATGAGGAAGCTGAAAGCTTACGACTCAAGCGACTAATTCCGGCAGATGCGCTCCGTATTCGTGGTCGGCATAACGCTCTGAATGCACTCGCTGCACTTGCACTTGCTCGTGCCGCAGGCTTAGGTATCGGCTTGCTCTTACATGGCTTACGTGAGTATCAGGGCGAACCGCATCGGGTTCAAACCGTCGCCGTGATTCGGGATGTGGAATACATTGACGATAGCAAGGGTACTAATGTGGGGGCAACCGTTGCTGCATTAATGGGTTTAGGGACTGCTTCTAGCCAAAAAAATATATGGCTCATTGCAGGCGGTGATGGAAAAGGCCAAGACTTTACCCCCTTATCTGAACCGATCGATCGATTTGTAAAAGGCCTCATCCTGATAGGCCGTGATGGCCCAGCGATTAAGGCAGTGTGCTCAAGCCCAATCAGCCAAGGTAGTTTACAAGTGATAGAAGCAAAGGACTTGGAGTCGGCTGTTCAGTCGGCTGCCCAACATGCAGCAGCTGGTGACCTTGTTTTGTTATCCCCGGCTTGTGCGAGCTTTGATATGTTTAAAAACTATCAACACCGAGCACAGGTTTTTGTGGATGCTGTTCATGAGCTCACGAATCAATGGAGCGATAGTCCCAATGAACATCTAGGGGCGTCGGTATGA